One Candidatus Cloacimonadota bacterium DNA window includes the following coding sequences:
- a CDS encoding rod shape-determining protein MreC, translated as TNMNMIRLGSQISAGDTIVTSNLSTLYPKGYPVGKVSRIRDSQDQLFISAEIEPFTQVENLEHVFILKERHK; from the coding sequence ACAAACATGAACATGATTCGATTGGGCTCGCAAATCAGCGCGGGCGATACAATCGTAACTTCAAACCTTTCCACACTTTATCCCAAGGGTTATCCTGTGGGCAAAGTATCCCGCATCCGCGATTCTCAAGACCAGCTTTTCATCAGCGCGGAGATTGAACCCTTCACCCAGGTGGAAAATCTGGAACACGTCTTCATCCTCAAAGAGAGGCATA